One region of Spirochaetota bacterium genomic DNA includes:
- a CDS encoding methyl-accepting chemotaxis protein, whose amino-acid sequence MAAAKIDRETVNSTFKKLYLYTDGANYLFIIPCFTVYLVFLLDINRSGLPIFFAIVIVGCVLSFILSRHMFYNKLIKPITVYLDKLIDGQEFSEEEYDSAREAIFSLPRKHSVSAIGRWIIALIGVFAAVNLAFDVDFHQNFNSVVILLINCILSGVLFYVAPDLLLDTIYRHGVFDRRIEKTSYKGRLAMRISVIVMAVTSMLLIVIATVVFNSGYRSLKQSYTNQMRNIAGIINEDLDRFLGERVSDAEILAGNRIVINGAAGGDGESLALLKKIHGSYGVYENVFIATPYYDSSIIVGTAAGSAGVRYRQAGFGDNIDASLEGNTRVSGGGKSPITGRPIIMITAPIKNGGRIVGIFGFMIELDKFADKMIKNIKIGETGYPFITDGRVILAHPNKKMILTPLKGYAWGKSVLSLKSKSSFSYRWNGEKKFLYFLKNEKNGFNVISTANLADINSEVWSSQLYMLVMSIFGLALVGSLMYFLVNRKLRPLVTYREIIEGVSHGNLDQDIVIVSDDEIGHMSAMLILFISRLKDSIRNIKAISTEMATSSGEMSATTVSFSDNAQSQAASAEEVTATVEEVSAGVENIAHNASAQYMNLTALIDMLTRLSDMINSMGARLKEAFAQTDTIAGKARIGEELIREMDTSMSKIISSSAEMANIVGIINDISDRINLLSLNAAIEAARAGEQGRGFAVVADEISKLADQTAQSIKDIDTHIRNNNDEIGRGIENSRKTVETISTIIDGVSAINNLMNSLLSSMKDQLEINSTVNAKAGDVKIGADQIRGATEEQKTAVSEIVRSVSNINELTQSNASGAEQMASTAENLAGMAETLKQATDFFKV is encoded by the coding sequence ATGGCCGCTGCCAAGATAGACCGGGAAACCGTAAATAGCACCTTTAAAAAGCTGTACCTCTACACCGATGGGGCCAATTACCTGTTCATCATCCCGTGCTTCACGGTTTACCTGGTCTTCCTCCTTGACATAAACAGATCGGGACTGCCGATTTTTTTCGCCATAGTCATCGTAGGGTGTGTTCTTTCATTTATCTTGTCCCGCCACATGTTCTACAACAAGCTCATCAAGCCCATTACGGTTTATCTGGACAAGCTGATCGACGGCCAGGAATTTTCCGAGGAGGAATATGACAGCGCGCGGGAGGCGATATTTTCGCTGCCGCGGAAGCACTCCGTATCCGCCATCGGGCGCTGGATCATCGCCCTTATCGGCGTTTTCGCGGCCGTTAACCTCGCTTTCGACGTGGACTTCCACCAGAATTTCAACAGCGTGGTGATCCTGCTCATCAACTGCATCCTCAGCGGCGTGCTCTTCTATGTAGCCCCGGACCTGCTCCTTGACACCATTTACCGTCACGGCGTGTTTGACAGGAGAATCGAGAAAACCTCCTACAAGGGAAGGCTTGCTATGCGGATATCCGTCATCGTGATGGCGGTCACCTCGATGCTTCTTATAGTCATAGCAACCGTGGTCTTCAACAGCGGCTACCGGTCCCTCAAGCAATCTTATACAAACCAGATGCGCAACATCGCCGGGATAATCAACGAGGACCTCGACCGCTTCTTGGGCGAGCGGGTCAGCGACGCCGAGATACTGGCCGGCAACAGGATCGTCATCAACGGCGCGGCCGGCGGGGACGGGGAATCCCTGGCCCTGCTGAAGAAGATCCACGGCTCCTATGGCGTGTACGAGAACGTCTTCATCGCCACGCCCTATTACGATTCGTCGATCATCGTCGGGACGGCCGCCGGGTCCGCCGGCGTCAGGTACCGACAGGCGGGATTCGGCGACAACATCGACGCGAGCCTGGAGGGGAACACCCGCGTTAGCGGCGGCGGGAAGTCGCCCATCACGGGACGTCCCATAATAATGATAACCGCGCCGATCAAGAACGGCGGACGGATTGTGGGCATCTTCGGGTTCATGATAGAGCTCGATAAGTTCGCCGACAAGATGATCAAGAACATTAAGATAGGCGAGACCGGGTATCCCTTTATTACGGACGGCAGGGTGATTCTGGCCCATCCCAATAAAAAAATGATCCTTACGCCCCTCAAGGGATACGCCTGGGGCAAGAGCGTTCTGTCTTTGAAGAGCAAGTCATCCTTTTCCTACCGCTGGAACGGTGAGAAGAAATTCCTTTACTTCCTGAAAAATGAAAAAAACGGCTTCAACGTGATATCCACCGCGAACCTTGCGGACATAAACAGCGAGGTCTGGTCGTCGCAGCTCTACATGCTGGTCATGAGCATTTTCGGCCTGGCCCTCGTGGGCTCCTTAATGTACTTCCTCGTAAACCGCAAGCTCCGTCCCCTCGTGACCTATCGGGAGATAATCGAGGGTGTTTCCCACGGGAACCTTGACCAGGATATCGTAATCGTGTCCGACGATGAGATCGGCCACATGTCGGCCATGCTCATCCTTTTCATCTCGCGGCTGAAGGATTCGATCAGGAACATCAAGGCCATATCCACGGAGATGGCGACCTCTTCGGGCGAGATGTCGGCGACGACGGTGTCGTTTTCCGATAACGCCCAGAGCCAGGCGGCCTCCGCGGAAGAAGTGACCGCGACGGTGGAGGAGGTGTCGGCGGGGGTCGAGAACATCGCCCACAACGCCTCAGCCCAGTACATGAACCTGACGGCCCTTATCGACATGCTGACCCGGCTTTCCGACATGATCAACTCAATGGGCGCCCGCCTGAAGGAGGCCTTCGCCCAGACCGACACCATAGCGGGGAAGGCGCGCATCGGCGAGGAGCTCATCCGCGAGATGGACACCAGCATGTCCAAGATAATATCGAGCTCGGCGGAAATGGCCAATATCGTCGGCATCATCAACGACATCTCCGACCGGATAAACCTCCTCTCCCTCAACGCCGCCATCGAGGCGGCCCGGGCCGGCGAACAGGGCCGGGGCTTCGCCGTGGTCGCGGACGAGATCTCGAAGCTCGCGGACCAGACCGCCCAGTCGATCAAGGATATCGACACGCATATCAGGAACAATAACGACGAGATCGGCCGCGGCATCGAAAACTCGAGGAAGACCGTGGAAACCATAAGCACGATCATCGACGGGGTTTCCGCGATCAACAACCTGATGAATTCGCTCCTTTCCTCCATGAAGGACCAGCTCGAGATCAACAGCACGGTCAACGCCAAGGCCGGCGACGTGAAGATCGGGGCCGACCAGATACGCGGCGCCACGGAGGAGCAGAAAACGGCGGTAAGCGAGATAGTGCGCTCCGTGTCCAATATCAACGAGCTGACCCAGTCGAACGCTTCGGGAGCGGAGCAGATGGCCAGCACCGCCGAAAACCTCGCCGGCATGGCCGAAACCCTGAAGCAGGCGACGGATTTTTTCAAGGTGTAG
- a CDS encoding MATE family efflux transporter, whose protein sequence is MRDLSEGHVFKLLISFSVPMIVGNMFQSAYSIIDGIFVGRIIGARALAAVSISTPLIFFLVAVLIGLGMAAVILVGQAYGAKDHGLLSRILVNSFSLNVSVSVVITASIILWGRGMLALINTPDDLMEDAYAFLSWFSAGFVFLVINNWLMGVLRGLGDSRTPMFLTGLSVLLNVIFLPFLIKGAGPVPPLGVKGSALATVLANMMTTAAGYFYLSRKNKFLNIGRWEWGFDRAIIAKIAALGLPTSLQMLIVSFGGIVLMGLVNLFGENVIAAYGIGLRVENFAVLPAMSIGMAVSTMVAQSIGAGKFERVREITGSASRFTLAISIAVIILCTFLPRQITSLFTGEPAVLDHAALYLRIMCWAYLDLSLFFILQSAVRGAGAMKAPLLFSVVSIASRIVLAYALGRHTALKETGIWLGIFLSTLVSLGLMFAYYKKGKWREKRLIGSAPVQPPSGFPQEDIL, encoded by the coding sequence ATGAGAGACCTTTCGGAAGGACATGTATTCAAGCTGCTGATATCGTTCTCCGTCCCGATGATCGTGGGGAACATGTTCCAGTCGGCCTACAGCATCATCGACGGTATCTTTGTCGGCAGGATCATCGGCGCCCGGGCCCTGGCGGCCGTCTCGATCAGCACGCCCCTCATCTTCTTCCTCGTCGCCGTTCTCATCGGTCTCGGCATGGCCGCCGTCATCCTGGTGGGGCAGGCCTACGGCGCGAAGGACCACGGCCTCCTCTCCCGGATACTGGTGAATTCGTTCTCACTTAACGTGTCGGTGAGCGTCGTCATAACGGCGTCGATCATCCTCTGGGGCCGGGGCATGCTCGCCCTGATCAACACGCCCGATGACCTCATGGAAGACGCCTATGCCTTCCTCTCCTGGTTCTCCGCCGGCTTTGTCTTCCTGGTCATCAACAACTGGCTCATGGGAGTGCTGCGCGGCCTGGGAGATTCCCGCACGCCGATGTTCCTGACCGGACTCTCGGTGCTCCTCAACGTCATCTTTCTCCCTTTTCTCATAAAGGGAGCGGGCCCCGTCCCTCCCCTTGGGGTGAAGGGCTCTGCCCTGGCGACGGTTCTTGCCAACATGATGACGACAGCGGCGGGTTATTTCTATCTTTCACGGAAGAACAAGTTCCTGAACATCGGCCGGTGGGAATGGGGCTTTGACCGGGCGATCATCGCGAAAATAGCGGCGCTGGGGCTCCCGACCTCGCTCCAGATGCTCATCGTTTCCTTCGGCGGCATCGTGCTCATGGGACTGGTCAATCTCTTCGGCGAAAACGTGATCGCGGCGTACGGCATCGGCCTCCGCGTGGAGAACTTCGCGGTTCTTCCCGCGATGTCCATCGGCATGGCGGTGTCGACCATGGTGGCCCAGAGCATCGGCGCGGGAAAGTTCGAGCGGGTCAGGGAGATAACCGGCTCCGCCTCGCGGTTCACCCTGGCGATATCGATCGCCGTCATCATCCTGTGCACCTTCCTGCCGCGGCAGATCACGTCCCTGTTTACCGGCGAACCCGCCGTCCTCGATCACGCGGCCCTCTATCTCAGGATCATGTGCTGGGCCTATCTTGATCTCTCCCTGTTTTTCATACTGCAGTCGGCCGTGAGGGGCGCCGGCGCCATGAAGGCGCCGCTCCTCTTCTCGGTAGTATCTATTGCATCCAGGATAGTCCTCGCCTACGCTCTGGGACGGCACACCGCCCTGAAGGAGACGGGCATATGGCTGGGGATCTTCCTCTCCACGCTGGTCAGTCTCGGCCTGATGTTCGCGTATTACAAGAAGGGCAAGTGGCGTGAGAAACGATTGATCGGCTCCGCCCCCGTGCAGCCGCCGAGCGGCTTCCCGCAGGAGGATATCCTCTGA
- a CDS encoding DUF362 domain-containing protein codes for MDAVVGMEGNGPASPDLREIGLVIASDNAVAMDAVVATMMGCDPAKLRFLQKAKEYGLGDHDIGRMEIIGELKLCPWRTPFPWSILRRA; via the coding sequence ATGGACGCAGTGGTTGGCATGGAGGGGAACGGGCCGGCCTCCCCGGACCTCAGGGAGATCGGGCTCGTCATTGCCTCGGATAATGCCGTCGCCATGGACGCCGTGGTCGCGACCATGATGGGGTGCGACCCGGCGAAGCTCCGCTTTCTGCAGAAGGCGAAGGAATACGGCCTGGGGGATCATGATATCGGCAGGATGGAAATCATCGGTGAATTGAAGCTCTGTCCATGGCGGACGCCCTTCCCCTGGTCGATCCTTCGGCGTGCATAG
- a CDS encoding VIT1/CCC1 transporter family protein, with translation MAESDDIKRYRQNLQAEREAIALYTRMAGAEKIPDLASVYLKLAETEKKHAEFWTGKLREAGAAIPEFRPGWRTRIFGWLARIFGTAFIIPTLASIETSAASSYAGQQDAESANMPSDEQSHARVFGYLASTSRGLQGSDLARFEGRHRAAGGNALRAAVLGANDGLVSVFCLVMGVAGAGIPSKTILLTGLAGMLAGAFSMALGEWLSVQSSRELFQHQLDVEKNELATIPEEEKEELALIYQAKGIDAETARAMADRLISDPSTALDTLAREELGIDPNELGGSAWEAAFTSLALFVFGAMIPVTPYIFLSGVSGIVASAACSALGLFVIGAIITLMTGRNPLISGMRQVLFGLVTAAITYSIGHLIGVSLI, from the coding sequence ATGGCGGAATCGGACGACATAAAAAGATACAGGCAGAACCTCCAGGCGGAACGGGAAGCCATCGCCCTGTACACCCGGATGGCGGGAGCTGAGAAAATACCTGACCTGGCGTCAGTCTACCTGAAGCTTGCCGAGACTGAAAAAAAGCACGCTGAATTCTGGACCGGCAAGCTCCGCGAGGCCGGAGCCGCCATACCTGAATTCAGGCCCGGCTGGCGCACCAGGATCTTCGGATGGCTCGCGCGCATCTTCGGAACGGCCTTCATTATTCCGACCCTCGCCTCCATCGAAACGTCGGCCGCGTCCAGCTACGCGGGCCAGCAGGACGCGGAATCAGCCAACATGCCCTCCGATGAGCAATCCCACGCCCGCGTCTTCGGCTACCTGGCCAGCACGTCCCGGGGCCTGCAGGGGAGCGACCTGGCCCGCTTCGAGGGCCGGCACCGAGCGGCCGGGGGAAACGCCCTTCGCGCCGCGGTCCTCGGCGCCAACGACGGCCTGGTGTCCGTATTCTGCCTTGTCATGGGAGTGGCCGGAGCGGGAATTCCCTCGAAGACCATCCTGCTGACCGGGCTGGCCGGCATGCTGGCCGGGGCTTTTTCAATGGCCCTGGGGGAGTGGCTTTCCGTGCAGAGCTCCCGGGAGCTGTTTCAGCACCAGCTGGACGTGGAAAAGAACGAGCTGGCCACGATACCTGAGGAGGAAAAGGAAGAGTTGGCGCTCATCTACCAGGCCAAGGGCATTGACGCGGAAACGGCCCGCGCCATGGCGGACAGGCTTATATCCGACCCTTCCACCGCGCTGGACACCCTGGCTCGGGAAGAGCTGGGAATAGATCCGAATGAGCTCGGGGGGTCCGCCTGGGAGGCGGCCTTCACATCCCTTGCCCTTTTCGTTTTCGGCGCCATGATCCCGGTGACGCCCTATATTTTCCTTTCCGGCGTAAGCGGGATCGTCGCAAGCGCGGCCTGCAGCGCCCTGGGACTTTTCGTGATCGGCGCCATTATTACTCTCATGACGGGACGCAATCCCCTCATATCCGGAATGCGCCAGGTCCTTTTCGGCCTGGTCACGGCCGCGATCACTTATTCCATCGGGCACCTCATCGGTGTCTCGTTAATCTGA
- a CDS encoding PAS domain S-box protein, giving the protein MSICIRSLAAVIMLSLCAAGCGASYSGKKSPAASSGILDLRDWNFDRDGSVRLSGEWEFYWKQLLGPDDFDRFGTPRLTAYITLPGYWNELSVGGKALPVMGYATHRLKILLPEHTGALAVRNTAMATSFRLFVDGRQVRSAGVVGTDAGSSRPEYEPGVFPVAGGGREITFIMQVSNFHHYHGGAGEALILGKEDQLLSQWKKLVFFELFLFGSIIIIGLYHFGVFLLMRKDKSPLFFGLLCFCIAFFNQFSGELFFYKLFLDDLGWSFRFLVINLCVYFMVPSLLMFISYLFPEEVHKRIIPAAWIIAACFSAVALVTPTHIYAWGFALFQILMIIGFTYCFISLLRASYRRRHGALIMLAGFACFFITAIIDALSFNNIIPFYVMSSAVGLFIFIFSQAYLLSDRYAFAFRAEERLARDLHSVIENIQDVFYRSDARGNLIMASQSFLLLLGYESLDECLGKPIAETFYFDPSRREEFLRNVTNAGRVTDYEVVLKRKDGAPVLVETNSHLFYDDSGAVAGVEGVFRDITERKRAAEALLASQRKMKAIVDGSPVPQFVIDRSHTVIHWNRALAEYSGISEEDVVGTNRQWRAFYGSERPCMADLLVDGLTDDIPRWYAGKYSRSRLLKDAFEATDFFPDMRGGTWLFFTAAPLYDEEGGILGAVETLVDISERKGAEKRLEVSLSEKETLLRELYHRTKNTMQVIRSMLFLQAAKSPANGELQKMVKDMENRILAMSLVHEKLYQSGDLSRIDMRDYIDGLAHLILESYSLTEEKISLKLDVQPINMLLDTAIPCGLILNELLTNAIKYAFPGRERGEISIRLFRNESNNLELRLADNGVGVPEGFDFRIQETLGLQSIIAIAEHQMQGRVSFTADHGVACVIEFPDTLYKERV; this is encoded by the coding sequence ATGAGTATATGTATCAGGAGCCTTGCCGCCGTCATTATGCTGTCTCTGTGCGCTGCGGGTTGCGGCGCGTCGTACTCGGGAAAAAAATCTCCCGCCGCCTCATCGGGAATACTGGACCTCCGTGATTGGAATTTTGACAGGGACGGCTCTGTCCGCCTCTCCGGGGAATGGGAGTTTTACTGGAAACAGCTTCTCGGCCCCGATGATTTCGATCGTTTCGGGACCCCCCGATTGACAGCCTATATCACCCTTCCCGGATACTGGAATGAGCTTTCTGTAGGGGGGAAGGCACTCCCTGTAATGGGCTACGCGACGCACCGCTTGAAGATACTCCTCCCCGAACATACCGGCGCCCTTGCCGTGCGGAACACGGCCATGGCGACGTCATTCCGGCTCTTCGTCGACGGCAGGCAGGTCAGGAGCGCCGGCGTGGTCGGAACGGACGCCGGGTCCTCCAGGCCTGAATATGAACCGGGGGTCTTTCCGGTCGCCGGGGGCGGACGGGAGATAACCTTTATCATGCAGGTTTCGAACTTCCATCATTATCATGGCGGAGCCGGAGAAGCGCTTATTCTGGGAAAGGAGGACCAGCTGCTTTCCCAGTGGAAGAAGCTGGTATTTTTTGAGCTCTTTCTGTTCGGGAGCATTATCATCATCGGCCTCTATCACTTCGGCGTTTTTTTGCTGATGCGAAAGGACAAATCCCCGCTATTCTTCGGCTTGTTATGCTTCTGCATAGCTTTTTTCAACCAGTTTTCCGGCGAGCTTTTTTTCTATAAATTATTTCTTGACGACCTGGGATGGTCTTTCCGCTTCCTTGTCATAAACCTGTGCGTCTATTTCATGGTGCCGAGCCTGCTCATGTTCATCTCCTACCTGTTCCCCGAAGAGGTCCATAAGAGAATAATACCGGCGGCCTGGATCATCGCGGCCTGTTTTTCCGCGGTCGCGCTGGTCACCCCGACGCATATATATGCATGGGGATTCGCCCTGTTCCAGATTCTCATGATCATCGGGTTCACCTACTGCTTCATTTCGCTCCTGCGCGCTTCTTACAGGAGGCGCCATGGCGCCCTGATCATGCTCGCCGGGTTCGCCTGTTTTTTCATTACCGCCATAATAGACGCCTTGAGCTTTAACAATATCATTCCCTTCTACGTCATGAGCTCCGCCGTGGGTCTTTTTATTTTCATTTTTTCGCAGGCCTATCTTCTCTCGGACAGATACGCTTTCGCGTTCCGCGCCGAGGAGCGCCTTGCGCGGGATCTCCACAGCGTCATAGAGAACATCCAGGATGTTTTCTATCGCAGCGACGCCCGGGGCAATCTCATCATGGCAAGTCAGAGCTTCTTACTGTTGCTGGGATATGAATCACTTGATGAATGCCTGGGGAAGCCCATTGCCGAAACCTTCTACTTTGATCCGTCCAGGCGCGAGGAATTCCTCAGGAACGTCACGAATGCGGGAAGGGTCACTGATTATGAAGTTGTTTTAAAGCGAAAGGACGGCGCTCCCGTTCTCGTGGAAACGAACAGCCACCTCTTCTATGACGATTCGGGCGCAGTCGCCGGGGTCGAGGGAGTATTCAGGGATATTACCGAGCGGAAGCGGGCGGCCGAGGCCCTGCTCGCAAGCCAGCGCAAGATGAAGGCGATTGTCGACGGTTCCCCTGTCCCGCAGTTCGTCATCGACAGGAGCCACACTGTCATACACTGGAACCGCGCCCTGGCGGAATACAGCGGCATCAGTGAGGAGGATGTCGTCGGCACGAACCGTCAGTGGCGCGCCTTCTATGGAAGCGAGCGTCCCTGCATGGCCGACCTGCTGGTGGACGGGCTCACGGATGATATCCCCCGGTGGTATGCCGGGAAGTACAGCCGCTCCAGGCTTCTCAAGGACGCCTTCGAGGCCACCGATTTTTTCCCGGACATGCGGGGAGGGACCTGGCTCTTCTTTACCGCGGCCCCGCTTTATGACGAAGAGGGCGGAATCCTCGGCGCCGTGGAGACCCTTGTCGATATCAGCGAGCGCAAGGGTGCCGAAAAAAGGCTTGAGGTTTCCCTCAGCGAAAAGGAGACGCTGCTGCGCGAGCTGTACCACCGGACGAAAAACACGATGCAGGTGATCCGCTCAATGCTTTTCCTTCAGGCGGCGAAAAGCCCGGCCAACGGCGAGCTCCAGAAAATGGTCAAGGACATGGAAAACAGGATCCTGGCCATGTCCCTGGTCCATGAAAAATTGTATCAATCGGGCGATCTTTCGCGGATCGATATGCGGGATTATATCGACGGCCTGGCCCACCTGATCCTGGAGAGCTATAGCCTCACGGAAGAAAAGATCAGCCTGAAGCTGGACGTTCAGCCCATCAACATGCTCCTTGATACGGCCATTCCCTGCGGCTTGATCCTGAACGAGCTGCTCACCAACGCGATAAAGTACGCCTTTCCCGGGAGAGAACGGGGTGAAATATCGATACGATTGTTTCGGAATGAATCGAACAATCTGGAGCTGCGCCTGGCTGATAATGGCGTGGGGGTTCCTGAAGGCTTCGATTTCAGGATACAGGAAACCCTGGGGCTTCAATCGATCATCGCCATCGCCGAGCATCAAATGCAGGGGCGCGTCTCATTCACGGCGGACCATGGGGTGGCATGCGTGATAGAATTCCCTGATACGCTGTACAAGGAGAGAGTATAG
- a CDS encoding response regulator, which translates to MAQSIRVLIVEDEIFIAMSLEMELKQERYGVCRRVATGEEAVAIAQEESPDVILMDIRLAGAIDGIEAAKRIRAFSDIPIIFMTGYQSKAIEERAKALHPLGFFVKPVQVNKLKPLIDSTA; encoded by the coding sequence ATGGCCCAATCGATTCGGGTGCTCATTGTCGAGGATGAAATATTCATCGCCATGTCCCTTGAAATGGAGCTCAAACAGGAGCGGTACGGCGTATGCAGGCGCGTAGCCACCGGGGAAGAGGCGGTGGCGATAGCGCAGGAAGAATCCCCCGATGTCATCCTGATGGATATCCGCCTGGCCGGCGCGATTGACGGCATTGAAGCGGCGAAACGGATCCGGGCATTCTCCGATATCCCTATTATTTTCATGACCGGGTATCAGAGCAAGGCCATCGAGGAACGGGCGAAAGCGCTTCACCCTCTCGGATTTTTCGTCAAGCCTGTCCAGGTCAACAAGCTCAAACCCCTCATTGATTCAACCGCATAA
- a CDS encoding fumarylacetoacetate hydrolase family protein produces MKIIRYLDAEGRIGHGALQEDGTALVIDGDVFGDYSVTREKARVLKVLAPVAPPAILCIGLNYRHHAAETGVKVPEQPVLFMKSPGALQNPGDPIEIPTRLKSGMVDYEGELAAVIGKACKNAPRHRALEYVLGYTCANDVSARDWQIQHGGGQWCRGKTFDTFAPLGPCLVTPNEIPDPNRLALRTILNGETVQDWNTNDMIFDVPALIEFLSGSTTLLPGTVIMTGTPQGVGMARKPPLWLKAGDSVSVEIEGIGVLTNPVVDEA; encoded by the coding sequence ATGAAAATCATTCGCTATCTGGACGCCGAAGGCCGCATAGGCCATGGCGCGCTCCAGGAAGACGGAACGGCCCTTGTCATCGACGGGGATGTTTTCGGCGATTATTCCGTTACGCGGGAAAAGGCCCGGGTGCTGAAGGTCCTGGCCCCTGTCGCGCCTCCCGCCATCCTCTGCATCGGGCTGAATTACAGGCACCACGCGGCTGAGACCGGCGTAAAGGTCCCGGAGCAGCCCGTGCTGTTCATGAAATCCCCCGGGGCGCTGCAGAACCCGGGGGACCCCATCGAGATCCCGACGCGCCTGAAGAGCGGGATGGTGGATTACGAGGGGGAGCTCGCGGCGGTGATCGGGAAGGCCTGCAAGAACGCGCCGCGCCACAGGGCGCTGGAGTACGTGCTCGGATACACCTGCGCCAACGACGTCAGCGCGCGGGACTGGCAGATACAGCACGGCGGCGGCCAGTGGTGCAGGGGGAAGACCTTCGACACCTTCGCGCCCCTGGGTCCCTGCCTGGTCACCCCCAATGAGATCCCCGACCCCAACCGCCTGGCCCTCAGGACCATTCTTAACGGCGAGACGGTCCAGGACTGGAACACCAACGACATGATCTTCGATGTGCCGGCCCTCATCGAGTTCCTGAGCGGCAGCACGACCCTCCTTCCGGGCACCGTCATCATGACCGGCACGCCCCAGGGCGTGGGCATGGCTCGCAAACCGCCCCTCTGGCTCAAGGCCGGCGACAGCGTCAGTGTCGAGATCGAGGGGATCGGCGTTCTCACCAACCCGGTCGTCGATGAGGCGTGA
- a CDS encoding MBL fold metallo-hydrolase, translating to MNMISLQSGSNGNCVYVEAGDVRLLFDAGISGKRAAERLSLAGRDMAGIDALIISHDHADHVRCAGIYQRKFGMPIWISERTLGAARSSHDLGALREVCHFRAGCSMRFGDVVVETIPTPHDGADGSVFIVDDGRSRLGIFTDLGHVFDDLKGALATVDAALVESNYDPEMLRVGPYPRHIKNRIAGPGGHLSNMESAELIARYGTRLRWACLGHLSGENNTPGIALQTHRHINGTLTCHMAGRHSAGDLLTV from the coding sequence ATGAATATGATCTCATTGCAATCGGGCAGCAACGGCAACTGCGTCTATGTCGAGGCCGGGGACGTGAGGCTTCTCTTTGACGCGGGCATCAGCGGTAAGCGGGCCGCGGAGCGGCTTTCCCTGGCCGGCCGGGACATGGCCGGCATCGACGCATTGATCATCTCCCACGACCACGCCGACCATGTCCGGTGCGCGGGAATTTACCAGCGAAAGTTCGGCATGCCGATCTGGATCAGCGAAAGGACCCTGGGGGCGGCGCGCTCGTCCCATGACCTGGGCGCCCTTCGGGAGGTATGCCATTTCAGGGCAGGCTGCTCCATGCGCTTCGGCGATGTGGTGGTCGAGACCATCCCCACGCCCCATGACGGCGCCGACGGCTCGGTCTTTATCGTCGACGACGGCCGATCGAGGCTCGGCATCTTCACGGACCTGGGCCATGTCTTCGACGACCTGAAGGGAGCCCTCGCCACGGTGGACGCGGCGCTGGTGGAAAGCAATTATGATCCTGAGATGCTGCGCGTCGGCCCCTACCCGCGGCATATTAAAAACAGGATAGCCGGCCCCGGGGGACACCTGTCGAACATGGAGTCCGCCGAGCTCATTGCCCGGTACGGAACGCGGCTCCGCTGGGCCTGCCTGGGGCACCTCTCCGGAGAGAATAACACACCGGGAATCGCGCTTCAGACCCACCGGCATATTAACGGGACCTTGACCTGCCACATGGCCGGGCGCCACTCCGCCGGTGACCTGCTGACGGTATAG